A DNA window from Sylvia atricapilla isolate bSylAtr1 chromosome 6, bSylAtr1.pri, whole genome shotgun sequence contains the following coding sequences:
- the TGFB3 gene encoding transforming growth factor beta-3 proprotein codes for MVQREGRARRSPRGGGAARAADTCGGAARRGAPCSAGRGAAHGEGARPGEARRLPLLLAERCQLFLEVLSRARRSEFMHLLAKPQPAGSGEAAASTPPGPPRTFAAARGSLPEAPAAAHSHMKMYVQRALVLLSLLSFATVSLSLSSCTTLDLDHIKKKRVEAIRGQILSKLRLTSPPETVGPAHVPYQILALYNSTRELLEEMEEEKEESCSQDNTESEYYAKEIHKFDMIQGPPEHNELGTCPKGITSNVFRFNVSSAEKNSTNLFRAEFRVLRVPNPSSKRSEQRIELFQILRPDEHIAKQRYLSGRNVQTRGSPEWLSFDVTDTVREWLLHRESNLGLEISIHCPCHTFQPNGDILENLHEVLEIKFKGIDSDDDYGRGDLGRLKKQKDLHNPHLILMMLPPHRLESPVLGSQRKKRALDTNYCFRNLEENCCVRPLYIDFRQDLGWKWVHEPKGYFANFCSGPCPYLRSADTTHSTVLGLYNTLNPEASASPCCVPQDLEPLTILYYVGRTPKVEQLSNMVVKSCKCS; via the exons ATGGTGCAGCGAgaggggcgggcgcggcgctccccccgcggcggcggggcggcgcgggccgCTGACACGtgcggcggcgcggcgcggcggggcgcCCCCTGCtccgcggggcgcggggcggcgcaTGGGGAAGGAGCGCGGCCCGGCGAGGCACGGCGCCTGCCGCTTCTCCTTGCGGAGCGCTGCCAGCTCTTCCTGGAAGTCCTGAGTCGCGCGCGGCGCAGTGAGTTCATGCACCTCCTCGCCAAGCCTCAGCCTGCGGGTTCTGGCGAGGCTGCCGCCAGCACACCGCCCGGTCCCCCGCGCACTTTCGCCGCCGCTCGAGGGTCTCTCCCGGAGGCCCCCGCTGCCGCCCACTCACACATGAAGATGTACGTGCAAAGGGCTCTGGTactgctctccctgctgagCTTCGCTACCGTGAGCCTCTCGCTGTCCTCCTGCACCACCTTGGACCTGGACCACATCAAGAAGAAGAGGGTAGAGGCCATCCGAGGGCAGATCCTGAGCAAGCTGCGGCTCACCAGCCCCCCGGAGACCGTGGGGCCGGCCCATGTGCCCTACCAGATCCTGGCTCTCTATAACAGCACtcgggagctgctggaggagatggaggaggagaaggaagagagctGCTCTCAGGACAACACCGAGTCCGAATACTATGCCAAAGAGATTCATAAATTTGACATGATCCAGGGCCCCCCCGAGCACA ATGAGTTGGGCACTTGTCCAAAAGGCATCACCTCCAATGTGTTCCGCTTTAATGTGTCGTCAGCAGAGAAGAACAGCACCAACCTATTCCGAGCTGAGTTTCGGGTGCTGCGTGTGCCCAACCCAAGCTCCAAACGCAGTGAGCAGCGCATTGAGCTCTTCCAG ATCCTTCGGCCAGACGAGCACATAGCAAAGCAGCGGTACCTCAGTGGCAGGAACGTGCAGACTCGGGGCTCCCCTGAGTGGCTGTCCTTCGATGTCACCGACACCGTGCGCGAGTGGCTTCTGCACAGAG AATCCAACCTTGGCCTGGAAATTAGCATACACTGTCCTTGCCATACTTTTCAGCCCAACGGGGACATCTTGGAGAATTTGCATGAAGTGCTGGAGATCAAGTTCAAAG GCATTGACAGTGACGATGACTATGGCCGTGGGGACTTGGGACGCTTGAAGAAGCAGAAAGACTTGCATAATCCCCACCTCATCTTAATGATGTTACCCCCACATCGACTGGAGAGCCCTGTGTTGGGAAGCCAGAGAAAGAAACGGGCCCTGGATACCAACTACTGTTTCCG GAACCTGGAGGAGAACTGCTGCGTGCGTCCGCTGTACATTGACTTCCGACAGGACCTTGGCTGGAAATGGGTCCACGAGCCAAAGGGCTACTTTGCTAACTTCTGTTCAGGCCCTTGCCCGTACCTTCGCAGCGCAGACACCACCCACAGCACG gtgctgggttTATATAACACGCTGAACCCTGAGGCATCTGCTTCGCCCTGCTGTGTTCCCCAGGACCTGGAGCCACTCACTATCTTGTACTATGTCGGGAGGACCCCCAAAGTGGAGCAGCTCTCCAACATGGTGGTGAAATCCTGCAAGTGCAGCTGA